DNA from Bradyrhizobium japonicum USDA 6:
CGCGCTTTGGGTTCCGCGGTCGAAATGCTAGAAGGCAGGCCACATGACCCTCGCAAAGCCGGCCTTTCCTGCGCCTGACCACGATCACGGCCGCTGCACCGCGGACGCGCTGGCGCACGCCGAGACGGTTTGCAAGGCGCGCGCGCAGAAATTCACGCCGATTCGCCGCCAGGTGCTGGGGGCGCTGCTGTCCAGCCATAGGCCGCTCGGCGCCTATGAGGTGATCGACGAACTCGCCAAATCGATGCCGCGGCCGGCGCCGATCACGGTCTACCGTGCGCTCGATTTCCTGATGGCCAACGGCCTCGTGCACCGCATCGAAAGCCGCAACGCCTATCTCGCCTGCGCCGCTCACGACCACGACGCGACCTCGGCGGTGGCGTTCCTGATCTGCGAGCGCTGTGGCCTCGTCGGCGAGATCCCGTCGGCGTCCTTCGCCAAGGACCTCAATGCCGCGGCGCGCAGCTCAGGCTTCGCACCCAAACTGTCCGTGGTGGAGATCACGGGCATCTGCGCCCATTGTCAGAAAGCTGCATAAAGCAACAACGGCGCAAGCCGGTATTCGGGAAGAAATGTCCTCACCACAAGCCATACCGTCCGCCGGTCGCCCCCTCAGTGCCGGTGCCATCGCCCTGATGCTCATGCTGTGCCTGACCTGGGGTTTCAATCAGATCGCAGTGAAGCTGGTGCTGCCGGAGGTGCCGCCGATGCTCCAGGCGATGATCCGCTCGATGGGTGCGTTGCCGGTGCTGTTCATCGTCGGCAGCTTGCGCGGCGTCAAATTCTTCGAGCGCGACGGCACGTGGAAGGCCGGCCTGATCGCCGGGCTGATGTTCGGCGTCGAGTTCGTGCTGATCTTCCAGGGCCTGCGCCTGACCTCGGCCTCGCGCGCGGTGGTGTTCCTCTACACGGCGCCGTTCTTCGTCGCGCTCGGGTCCTACCAGGTGCTCGGCGAGCGGCTCGGCGGCACCCAATGGCTGGGGCTGGCTGTGAGCTTTGCCGGAGTTGCGCTCGCGATCGGCGTGCCGCAGCCCAATGTGGATTCGCACATCCTGCTCGGCGACCTCCTGATCGTGGCCGGCGCAGGGTTGTGGGCGGCGACCACGCTGGTCGCCAAGGGCACAAGGCTGCGCTTCGCGGCGCCGGAAAAGGCACTCGGCTATCAGGTCGCGACCTCGATCCCGATCCTGGGCACCGCCGCCTGGCTGTTTGGGGAAACCATCACGCAGACCCCGTCGCCGCTGTCGCTCGGCCTGATGGCCTTCCAGGCGATCTGGGTGGTCGGAACCACGTTCACGCTTTGGTTCGCGCTGGTGAAGACCTATTCGGCCAGCAAATTGTCGGCTTTTACCTTCATCACCCCTTTGTTTGGCGTGGTGGGTAGCTATTTCATTATGCACGACACCTTGAGCCTGACATTCGGGGCCGCTGCGATCCTTGTAATTGCTGGGCTTTTTCTGGTTAACCGTCCCAGCTCAACGGCTGCGGCGCCGCGCGATGCATTGCTCAACGTCACCAAAACCTGATATTTGGACCCCATGAACAAGCTCGAAAACCCCATTGATTCCGACATCGCGGGCCCGGCGCCTCGGCACCGGACCACCCAGGTCAAGGTCGGCGACGTCGCCGTTGGCGGCGGTGCGCCGATCGTCGTGCAGTCGATGACCAACACCGACACCGCCGACATCGACGGCACCATCGCCCAGGTCGCAGCGCTCGCGCGCGCCGGCTCCGAAATGGTCCGCATCACCGTGGACCGTGAGGAGGCCGCTGCCGCCGTTCCGCATATCCGCGATGGCCTCGCCAAGCGCGGCATCACCACGCCGCTGATCGGCGACTTCCACTATATCGGCCACAAGCTGCTCGCGGCCTATCCGGCCTGCGCCGAGGCGCTCGCCAAATATCGCATCAATCCCGGCAATGTCGGCTTCAAGGACAAGCGCGACACCCAGTTCGCCGACATCATCGAGATCGCGAACAAGAACGGCAAGCCGGTCCGCATCGGCGCCAATTGGGGCTCGCTCGACCAGGAGCTGCTGACCAAGCTGATGGACGAGAACGCCGCGTCCGCCAATCCGCGCGACGTGCGCGCGGTCACGCGCGAGGCCATGGTGCAGTCGGCGCTGCTCTCGGCCGCGCGCGCCGAAGAGCTCGGCATGCCCAAGGATCGCATCATCCTGTCCGCAAAGGTGTCGGCGGTGCAGGATCTCATCGCGGTCTATCAGGATCTCGCCAGCCGTTCCGACTACGCGATCCATCTCGGCCTCACCGAAGCCGGCATGGGCTCGAAGGGCATCGTCGCGTCCTCGGCCGCGCTCGGCATCCTGCTGCAGCAGGGTATCGGCGACACCATCCGCATCTCGCTGACGCCCGAGCCCGGCGGCGACCGCACCCGCGAGGTGCAGGTCGGCCAGGAGCTCCTGCAAACCATGGGCTTCCGCACCTTCGTGCCGCTGGTCGCGGCGTGCCCCGGCTGCGGCCGCACCACCTCGACCACGTTCCAGGAGCTGGCGCGCTCGATCCAGGATTTCATCCGCGACGAGATGCCGAGCTGGAAGACGAAATATCCCGGCGTCGAAGAGCTCAACGTCGCGGTGATGGGCTGCATCGTCAACGGCCCCGGCGAATCCAAGCACGCCAATATCGGCATCTCGCTGCCGGGCACCGGCGAAGCGCCGGCCGCGCCCGTCTTCGTCGACGGCAAGAAGTTCCGCACGCTGCGTGGGCCCACGATCTCCGCCGACTTCAAGGCGCTGGTGATCGACTACATCGAGCAGCGCTACGGCCAGGGCGCCAAGGTCCCGGTGACCGCGGCGGAGTGATTTTGCTCCGCTAGCACCTCACACTCCGCCGTCGTCGCCGCGAAAGCGGGGACCCATAACCACAAGCCGTGGTTATGGCGCTGGATGGTAGTTGCCAGACTTCGTCAAACCCAATCCTGTGGTTATGGGTCCCGGGCTCGCGCTACGCGCGCCCCGGGGCGACGGCTGTGTTTGGAGCGCAGATTGCGTATCTGTCACCGCACGCTACGATGGCTCCCAATCAAAACGATCGGGAGACACGCCATGAGCTCACTCGCCGGCAAGCAAGGTCCGCGCTACCGCCATACGGCCGAAGACGGCGCGGCTTACGAGACCATCGCGGTCGAAAAGCTCACCCCCATCATCGGCGCGGAAATATTCGGCGTCGACCTCGGCAGCCTCGTCGATGGCGATGCCCGCTCCAACCGGCAGATGGACGAGATCCACCGCGCGCTCGCCGAAAACCTCGTCATCTTCTTCCGCGATCAAGACATCACGCCGAAACAGCATCTCGCGTTCGGCCGCAAGTTCGGCGAGCTGCATGTCCATCCCGCCGCGCCGCACGAGGACGAAGATCCCGCGCTGATGAAGATCTACGCCGACAAGAACTCGCCGCGGGCGAACGGCGAGGGCTGGCATTCGGACGTGTCCTGCGATCTCGAGCCGCCGATGGGTTCGATCCTCTACATCAAGCAGTGCCCGCCGCGCGGTGGCGACACGCTGTTCGCCAACATGTACGCGGCCTATGAGGCGCTGTCGGATCGGATGAAGGCCTATCTCGACGGGCTGACCGCGCTGCATGACGGCGAGCCGATCTATCGCGGGCTTTACGCCAATTACGGCGTCGCCGATCGTCCGTCCTATCCGAGCGCCGAGCATCCCGTGGTGCGCACGCATCCGGTCACGGGCAGGAAGGCGCTCTACGTCAACCGCGGTTTCACCCGTCACATCAACGGCATCCCGCGCGACGAGAGCGATGCGATGCTCGCCTATCTCTACCAGCACGCCGAGAACCCGCTGTTCCAGTGCCGCTTCCGCTGGACCGAGAACGCCATCGCGTTCTGGGACAACCGCTGCACCCAGCACCGCGCGATGTGGGACTACTGGCCGCACACGCGCTCGGGCACGCGCGTGACGGTGAAGGGGGAAAGGCCGGTTTAAGTCGCCACCGTCGCCAATCGCTCAGTGACCTGAATCACGGACTTGGTATTGCCCCCGTCGAATGATGTGGGCTCGTGGTGCTGCTTGCAGGGGCTACAACCAGCGATATACTCGCAAAGGGCGATTTGGGGGGGGATTATGCGCTGGGTGGCGGCTACCATTCTTGCGCTCGTTTTTTACGGGTTCGCGGGTCAGGCGCTGGCCGAAAAGCGCGTCGCTCTGGTGATTGGCAATTCGTCGTACCGGAATGTCCCGAGCCTTCCGAATCCCCGGAATGACGCCGCCGAGATTGCCTCCCTGTTCAGAACGGCAGGATTTTCCAAGGTCGACGACCGCCGTGATCTCGGAATTTCAGACATGCGGCGCGCGATCAGCGATTTCGCCGAGATGGCAAGCGATGCCGACGTGGCCGTCGTCTATTTCGCCGGCCATGGCATCGAGGTTGACGGTGCAAACTACGTCATCCCCGTCGACGCGAAGTTGTCCCGTGATTTCGACATCGAGGATGAGGCCGTTTCCCTCGATCGCATTCTGAAATCGATCGAGCCCACCAGGCGGCTTCGCCTCGTCATCCTGGATGCGTGCCGGGACAACCCGTTCTTGAAGACCATGAAGCGAACCATAGCGTCCCGATCGATCGGTCGCGGGTTGGCGAAGGTCGAGCCCGCGATATCCGATACGCTGATTGCCTTCGCGGCCAAGGCCGGATCGGTTGCGCTGGACGGCGATACCAAAAACAGTCCCTTCACGGCCGCGCTGCTGCACAACATCGCTGCTCCCGGCTTGGACTTGCGGATTGCATTCGGCCGAGTTCGCGACGAAGTGCTGAAGGTCACCAATCGTCACCAGGAGCCGTTCGTCTACGGATCATTGGGCGGCTCTGTCATCTCGATCGTCGATGCACCGAAACTGCCGCCACCGCCAACGACGGATGACATCGTCTGGAACGCAGTGAAGGATTCGACCTCTCCGGGTGTGTTCGAGGAGTTCATCGCGAAGTTTCCGACGACGCCACATCTGAAGGCGGCCGAATCACGGCGTGATGAGCTCAAGCAGGCGCAAGCTGCGGCTGCCGCGCGCATACCCCCGCCGCCGACCGCCGACGAAATCGTCTGGACGGCGATCAAAGATTCGAACTACCCCGCCATCTTCGATGACTTCCTCAGCAAGTTTCCGGCCAGCAAGCATCGCACCGAGGCGCAATCGCGCAGTGACGAGCTGAAAAAGCAGATCGCTGCCGCCGCTGCCCGCGTTCCACCACCTCCGACCGCCGATGAGGTCGTCTGGGATGCGATCAAAGGCTCGACGTATCCGGCCATTTTCGATGATTTCGCCAGCAAGTTTCCGGCAAGCCCGCATCTGGCGGATGCCCTGACGCGCAGGGACGAACTGAAAAAGCAGATCGCCGCCACGCAAGCTCCGCCGCCTCCCGCCGCCGAGGATATCGTCTGGGCCGCGATCAAGGGATCGCGCGATCCCGCGATCTTCGACGAGTTCGCGAGCAAATATGCGTCGAGCCCGCACGTTGCGGACGCACGACAGCGCAGGGATGAGCTGACGAAGGAGATTGCCGCCGCTCAAGCACCGCCACCGCCGCCTGCCGATGAGATCGTCTGGAACGCGATCAAGGAGTCGCGCGACCCCTCGATTTTCGAGGAATTTTCCGCAAAATATTCCAGCAGTTCGCACGTCTCTGCCGCGCTGTCGCGTCGTGACGAACTGAGGAAGGAACGCGCGGCGGCAGCGGCCCCGCCGCCGGCCCCGCCCGCGACCGATGAGATCGTCTGGAATGCGATCAAGGATGGGCGCTCGCCGGCGATGTTCGAAGAGTTTCTGAGCAAATTTCCCGAAAGCGTGCGGTCGGCGGAGGCGCGCGAACGGCTCAAGGCGTTACAGGCGGTGCAGCTGGCCTCCACCAACGCCACGCTTCCGGCTCCAGACACGACCCGGCAACGCGAAGGACTGACTGCGATCGGCATCAAGGTGTTGTCCGATTCGGAAGAGGCGGCTCTGAAGCAGAAGGCCAGCTTCAAGGAATGCGAAAAGTGTCCGGAGATGGTCGTGGTCCCGCCGGGCGCGTTCATGATGGGGGCGTCGGAGAGTGCATCGAAACGCACCACGGAATCGTCTCGCCACAAGGTGACGTTCGCCCATCCATTCGCGGTTGGCCGTTACGCTGTCACGTTTGCGGAATGGGACGCCTGCGTCGCCGATGGGGGATGCAATGGGTACAAGCCCTGGGACAACGGTTGGGGCCGCGGGAGACGACCGGCGATCAACATTTCCTGGTCGGATGCCAAGAGCTATGCAGCCTGGTTGTCGGCCCGCACCGGCAAGACGTACCGCCTCCTGAGCGAAGCCGAGCGGGAATATGTGACGCGAGCGGGAACGACGTCATCGTTCTGGTGGGGAGCCTCGGTGTCTCGGGGGCAGGCCAACTACGATGACAAGGCCAGCCAGGACAAGAATGCAAAGGGTGCCTCCGGGCAAAAGACGGCTCCCGTCGATTCCTTCCAGCCGAATCCGTGGGGCCTCTATCAGGTGCACGGCAATATCTGGGAATGGGTCGAGGATTGCGTCAACGACACGTATGAGGGCGCGCCTGTGGACGGGAGTCCTTGGCTGAAAGGCCGATGCGAGCAGCGCGTCCTCAGGGGAGGCTCCTGGGTTAGCAAGGCGGATGCAGTCGAAGCGGGGAGCCGTTACGGCGTGCAGTCCGAAGGACGCGTGAGCAACGTTGGATTTCGAGTCGCGAGAACCTTGAGATAGCCGGGCACGAGTGCAGCGGCCTCGCCAGCCGGAACGATCCCATACAATAACTCTAAGATTTTTTCATTGGAGACTTATGGAATGACAACCTACCCGGTACGCTTGCCGACGGCCCTCTTGATCAAAATCACCGCGGGGCTCGTCCTGTTCTTCGGAATCCTCTGCGGCGCCCATGCGGGCGGGGGGAACACGTCGCTCGTCGTGAAATCGGGCGAAGCAAAGGAAATCTGCAAATGCGGAGGCCACTGGCGCGTCGACGCCAGTGGCAAGGTCTGGCCCGTCAGCATTGAAGTCGTGTCTCCGCCGAAGAGCGGCGCCGTGACGACGCGAGTGAGCACCGGGCAGCGCAAATTGAGAAACGGAGAGGCCAAGACCGTGAGGCTGACCAGCGTGGTGTACCAATCCAAGAAGGGGTACGTCGGTGAAGACTCCTTCACGTATCGGCGCGTGACGGCGGACCCCACCGACCCGGATAATGGCAAGGTATACACGGTCGCCGTCACCGTCAGGTAATTGCGACGGGGGGCGGATAGGAGAAGATTTGCCCCCTTCGGCCTGCGGCAAAGGCGGCGATTACGCTGCGCCAACCCACTTCACGAAGCCGTTCTTGCGTTGACGTCTTCCCGCGTCCGCGCCAATCTTCCCGAAAAACAAATCGGGAGGATCCGGTATGCTCCGCGCAGAGGACAACAAGTTGCTGACCGAGTCCGGCTCGGGCCCGGCGGACGCTATGCCCGATCTGATCGCGGCAGCGGAGTAGGACTTGTCGTTAGGACGGGGCATCGTCACAATTCTCCTCGTGTCGCTGGTCGCACTGTTGCTTCCGTCGATCGACGCGGGCCGGGCTGCCCCGGCCCGCAAGGTTGCGAAAGCCAGACCTAAGCCTGCGCCCGCACCAGCCAAATGTGAGATGCCGAAATTCCGGATCGTCGTTGACGTCGGGCACACCCCGGACTCCTACGGCGCGTTGAGCGCGCGCAATGATCCGGAGTTCGGCTTCAACTTCCGGCTCGCAAGGCTGGTCACGGCAAAACTCAAATCCGAGGGCTTTACCGCAACCCGGCTGCTCGTCACGGACGGCAAAGCGCGGCCGAGCCTGTTCAAGCGCGTCGGTGCCGCGAATGACGGCCGGGCCGATCTCTTGCTGTCGATCCATCACGACTCAGTGCCGGACAAGCTGCTCGAGACCTGGGAGTTCGACGGCGCAAAGAGCTATTTCAGCGACCGCTTCTCGGGTCACTCGCTGTTCGTGTCCGAGCGCAATCCGCACTTCGCCAGCAGCCTGAAGCTGGCCCGGATGATCGGCAGACGGTTGAAGGAGCAGGGGCTGCACTATGCCAGCCAATACACCCTGCCGGTGATGGGCCGCTACCGGCGCCAACTGCTCGACAAGGATGTCGGCGTCTACCGCTATGACGGGCTCGTCGTGCTGTCGCGAACGAGAAGCGCGGCAGTGCTGCTCGAGGCCGGCTCGATCATCAACCGCGACGAGGAGATGGAGATGAACTCGTCAGAGCGGCAGGAGATGATTGCGGGCGCCGTCGCGGCGGGGGTCGGGGAATTTTGCAAGATGCGATAGTTGGTGCTGCCGTCATTGCGAGCGAAGCGAAGCAATCCGGAGTCTTTTGACGGCAGCAGTCTGGATTGCTTCGCTTCGCTCGCAATGACGAAAAGGCTACAGCGGCACCCCCCGATACTCCCTGTTCGCCAGGCTTGCCTCTTCCAGGTCCAGGTCGCGCTCGATCCGGCGCCGCGTCTCGTCGGTGATCTGGCCGTCGCGCAGGAGGTCGTGGATGAACTTTCGCTCGGCCACGATCAGGTCGCGGGTCAGGGCGGTGCCGGCGGCGGAGACGTCGTGATGGTTGGGATCGAGGGAATCCGGAAGCTGGTTGACACGAATCTCGTGACGCGCGCGCAGGAGCCGCATCACCTCGTCCGATACATCCTTTTCCTCGGTCATTGCGTCGAGCGACTTCAGCGCCGCCTCGAGCGCCTGGCGGCGTGCCGCGATCTCGGCCTCGTGCTCGGCGACATGCTCGTTGCGGCCGGCCTCGGCGACACCGAGCCAGCGCACCACCGGCGGAAGCGTCAGGCCGACGCCGATCAGCGTCACGAAGATGACGCCGAAGGCGACGAACAGGATCAGGTCGCGATACGGGAAGGCCTCGCCGCCCGGCAACGCGAACGGCAGCGCCAGCGCGGCCGCCAGCGACACCGCGCCGCGCACGCCGGTGAAGGCGAGCACGAACGGCCATTGCCATGGCGGCGATGGGTCGCGCTTGCGTAGGCTCTTGCTCAATATCCGCGGCAGATAGATCGCAGGATACAGCCAGACGAAGCGTGCAATGACGATGACCGTCAAAACGACGGCGGTCGCGATCATGATATCGTCGAGCGGAAACGCCTTCGACTTCTCGTAGAGCGCCCGCATCTGGAAGCCGGTGAGCAGGAACAGCAGGCCCTCGATCAGGTAGATGATGAGGTCCCAGAAGAAGATGCCTTGCAGGCGCGTCGACGCCGAGATCAGCAGCGGCCCGTTCCAGCTCACATAGAGTCCGCAGGCCACGGTCGCGATCACGCCGGAGCCGCCGAGATGCTCGGGCAGCCAGTAGGACACGTAGGGTGTGATCAGCGACAGCGTCAGCTCGACCTGCGGATCCCTGGACCATTTGCGGAAGCGAAGGGAGAGCCAGCCGATGCCGATGCCAAAGGCGATCTCGCTGGCGACGATGAGGACAAACTCGCCGGCCGCCAGCGGCAGTGAGAAATGGCCGACCATGATGGCCGCAAGCGCGAAGCGGTAGAGGATCAGGGCGGTCGCGTCGTTCGCGAGTCCCTCGCCCTCGAGGATGACCAGGAGTCGGCGCGGTATGTTCAGGCGTCGCGCGATCGCGAGCGGCGCCACCACGTCGGGCGGCGCGACGATGGCCCCAAGCAGGAAGCCGATGGTCCAGGGCAGGCCGATCACATAATGCGTGGCCGCAGCCACCAGCGCCGCGGTGAAGATCACCGCGCCGACCGCAAGCAGCACGATCGGCCGCAAATTGTTCCTGAACTCGCGCCAGCTCATCGCGACGCTCGCCGAGTAGATCAGCGGCGGCAGCACCATCAGCAGCACCAGTTCCGGCGGCAGTTCCACCGGCGGCATACCCGGCACGAAAGCGAGGCCGACGCCGGACAGCATCAGGAGAATGGCGGGCGCGATGTTGAAGCGGCGGGCGACCAGCGCGGTGCCGGCCAGCACCGTGAGCAGGATGAGAAAGGTCTGAAATTTCGCTGCGATCATGGCCTGTCTTGGCCCGGAAGCGGCTAAAAGGTCAATGCGTCGCGGCTCACGCCAGCCGTTCGGCCACCATGCGTCCGACGCGCGCGAACGCGGCTTCGATCTGCGCGGCGTTGGGCGTGCCACCCTGGGTATAGGCCGCGATCAGGATTGGTACATCCGCCTTGTTGTCGAGCTTGGGCCAGGCGACCGCGATGTCGCCCGACGCATCCTTGCCGTTGTTGCCGGTCTTGTCGCCGATCTTCCAGCCTGCCGGCAGGCCGGCGCGCAGCCGGTTGGCGCCGGTCTTGCAGCCCACCATCCATTCGGTGAGCTGGGTCCGCGAGGCCGGCGACAGTGCTTCGCCCACCACCAGCCGCTTCAGATTGCCGGCCATCGCCGCTGGCGTCGTGGTGTCCCGGGGATCGCCGGGCGGTGAGCGGTTGAGCTCGGGCTCGTTGTGGTCGAGCCGCGAGGTGGTGTCGCCGAGCGATCGCCAGAAGGCCGTGAGCGCGGCGGGGCCGCCGATCCGCGCCAAGAGCAGGTTGGCGCAGGTGTTGTCGCTGAGCTCGACGATGGCCTTGCACATCTCGGCGACCGACATCGTGCCGGCGGCGAGATTTTGTTTGGCGACCGGCGCGTAGTCGAGCAGGTCGGCTTTGCCGTAGGGGATCATGGCCGCAAGCTGCTCCTCGCCGCGATCGGCCCGCGCCAGCACGCAGGCCGCGAGCGAAGCCTTGAATGTCGAGCACATGACGAAGCGCTCGTCGGCGCGCCATGCGAGCTTCGCGCCTGTCGCGAGGTTCTCGGCATAGACCCCGATCCGCCCGCCGGTTTCGCGCTCGTAGGATTCGAGCTCGGGTGGCGCCTCCGCGGCGAGCGCGGGGGAGGCGGCCATCCAGGCGAGCGAGGCGAGCAGGGAACGGCGGTCGAGCGGCATAAGGGACTTTCAGACATCGTCATTGCGAGCGCAGCGAAGCAATCCAGAATCTTTCCGCGGAGACAGACTGGATTGCTTCGCTGCGCTCGCAATGACGGAGAATGCGGGGCGAGTGCGCCGGATTTCGGGCAGTGCGAGGGGGCCCTCACTCCCTCAGGTCATACCGGTACGACTTCGACACGATCTGCCAGCCGTCGGCGAGCTTCATCGCCACCAGATAATCCGTGAAAAAGCGCGGCGGCAGTTGGCACCTCACCTTGATGAAGGCGGTCTTGTCGTCCGAGCGGTCGATGGTGACGATGAAATCCTCGCGCGGCTTGCCTTCGGCCTTGCCGGAAGGGCGCTTGCGGACGCGATCGAGCCAGTCGGG
Protein-coding regions in this window:
- a CDS encoding Fur family transcriptional regulator translates to MTLAKPAFPAPDHDHGRCTADALAHAETVCKARAQKFTPIRRQVLGALLSSHRPLGAYEVIDELAKSMPRPAPITVYRALDFLMANGLVHRIESRNAYLACAAHDHDATSAVAFLICERCGLVGEIPSASFAKDLNAAARSSGFAPKLSVVEITGICAHCQKAA
- a CDS encoding DMT family transporter, with the translated sequence MSSPQAIPSAGRPLSAGAIALMLMLCLTWGFNQIAVKLVLPEVPPMLQAMIRSMGALPVLFIVGSLRGVKFFERDGTWKAGLIAGLMFGVEFVLIFQGLRLTSASRAVVFLYTAPFFVALGSYQVLGERLGGTQWLGLAVSFAGVALAIGVPQPNVDSHILLGDLLIVAGAGLWAATTLVAKGTRLRFAAPEKALGYQVATSIPILGTAAWLFGETITQTPSPLSLGLMAFQAIWVVGTTFTLWFALVKTYSASKLSAFTFITPLFGVVGSYFIMHDTLSLTFGAAAILVIAGLFLVNRPSSTAAAPRDALLNVTKT
- the ispG gene encoding flavodoxin-dependent (E)-4-hydroxy-3-methylbut-2-enyl-diphosphate synthase; protein product: MNKLENPIDSDIAGPAPRHRTTQVKVGDVAVGGGAPIVVQSMTNTDTADIDGTIAQVAALARAGSEMVRITVDREEAAAAVPHIRDGLAKRGITTPLIGDFHYIGHKLLAAYPACAEALAKYRINPGNVGFKDKRDTQFADIIEIANKNGKPVRIGANWGSLDQELLTKLMDENAASANPRDVRAVTREAMVQSALLSAARAEELGMPKDRIILSAKVSAVQDLIAVYQDLASRSDYAIHLGLTEAGMGSKGIVASSAALGILLQQGIGDTIRISLTPEPGGDRTREVQVGQELLQTMGFRTFVPLVAACPGCGRTTSTTFQELARSIQDFIRDEMPSWKTKYPGVEELNVAVMGCIVNGPGESKHANIGISLPGTGEAPAAPVFVDGKKFRTLRGPTISADFKALVIDYIEQRYGQGAKVPVTAAE
- a CDS encoding TauD/TfdA dioxygenase family protein, with the translated sequence MSSLAGKQGPRYRHTAEDGAAYETIAVEKLTPIIGAEIFGVDLGSLVDGDARSNRQMDEIHRALAENLVIFFRDQDITPKQHLAFGRKFGELHVHPAAPHEDEDPALMKIYADKNSPRANGEGWHSDVSCDLEPPMGSILYIKQCPPRGGDTLFANMYAAYEALSDRMKAYLDGLTALHDGEPIYRGLYANYGVADRPSYPSAEHPVVRTHPVTGRKALYVNRGFTRHINGIPRDESDAMLAYLYQHAENPLFQCRFRWTENAIAFWDNRCTQHRAMWDYWPHTRSGTRVTVKGERPV
- a CDS encoding SUMF1/EgtB/PvdO family nonheme iron enzyme, whose translation is MQGLQPAIYSQRAIWGGIMRWVAATILALVFYGFAGQALAEKRVALVIGNSSYRNVPSLPNPRNDAAEIASLFRTAGFSKVDDRRDLGISDMRRAISDFAEMASDADVAVVYFAGHGIEVDGANYVIPVDAKLSRDFDIEDEAVSLDRILKSIEPTRRLRLVILDACRDNPFLKTMKRTIASRSIGRGLAKVEPAISDTLIAFAAKAGSVALDGDTKNSPFTAALLHNIAAPGLDLRIAFGRVRDEVLKVTNRHQEPFVYGSLGGSVISIVDAPKLPPPPTTDDIVWNAVKDSTSPGVFEEFIAKFPTTPHLKAAESRRDELKQAQAAAAARIPPPPTADEIVWTAIKDSNYPAIFDDFLSKFPASKHRTEAQSRSDELKKQIAAAAARVPPPPTADEVVWDAIKGSTYPAIFDDFASKFPASPHLADALTRRDELKKQIAATQAPPPPAAEDIVWAAIKGSRDPAIFDEFASKYASSPHVADARQRRDELTKEIAAAQAPPPPPADEIVWNAIKESRDPSIFEEFSAKYSSSSHVSAALSRRDELRKERAAAAAPPPAPPATDEIVWNAIKDGRSPAMFEEFLSKFPESVRSAEARERLKALQAVQLASTNATLPAPDTTRQREGLTAIGIKVLSDSEEAALKQKASFKECEKCPEMVVVPPGAFMMGASESASKRTTESSRHKVTFAHPFAVGRYAVTFAEWDACVADGGCNGYKPWDNGWGRGRRPAINISWSDAKSYAAWLSARTGKTYRLLSEAEREYVTRAGTTSSFWWGASVSRGQANYDDKASQDKNAKGASGQKTAPVDSFQPNPWGLYQVHGNIWEWVEDCVNDTYEGAPVDGSPWLKGRCEQRVLRGGSWVSKADAVEAGSRYGVQSEGRVSNVGFRVARTLR
- a CDS encoding N-acetylmuramoyl-L-alanine amidase, producing the protein MSLGRGIVTILLVSLVALLLPSIDAGRAAPARKVAKARPKPAPAPAKCEMPKFRIVVDVGHTPDSYGALSARNDPEFGFNFRLARLVTAKLKSEGFTATRLLVTDGKARPSLFKRVGAANDGRADLLLSIHHDSVPDKLLETWEFDGAKSYFSDRFSGHSLFVSERNPHFASSLKLARMIGRRLKEQGLHYASQYTLPVMGRYRRQLLDKDVGVYRYDGLVVLSRTRSAAVLLEAGSIINRDEEMEMNSSERQEMIAGAVAAGVGEFCKMR
- a CDS encoding Na+/H+ antiporter, translating into MIAAKFQTFLILLTVLAGTALVARRFNIAPAILLMLSGVGLAFVPGMPPVELPPELVLLMVLPPLIYSASVAMSWREFRNNLRPIVLLAVGAVIFTAALVAAATHYVIGLPWTIGFLLGAIVAPPDVVAPLAIARRLNIPRRLLVILEGEGLANDATALILYRFALAAIMVGHFSLPLAAGEFVLIVASEIAFGIGIGWLSLRFRKWSRDPQVELTLSLITPYVSYWLPEHLGGSGVIATVACGLYVSWNGPLLISASTRLQGIFFWDLIIYLIEGLLFLLTGFQMRALYEKSKAFPLDDIMIATAVVLTVIVIARFVWLYPAIYLPRILSKSLRKRDPSPPWQWPFVLAFTGVRGAVSLAAALALPFALPGGEAFPYRDLILFVAFGVIFVTLIGVGLTLPPVVRWLGVAEAGRNEHVAEHEAEIAARRQALEAALKSLDAMTEEKDVSDEVMRLLRARHEIRVNQLPDSLDPNHHDVSAAGTALTRDLIVAERKFIHDLLRDGQITDETRRRIERDLDLEEASLANREYRGVPL
- the bla gene encoding class A beta-lactamase, whose protein sequence is MPLDRRSLLASLAWMAASPALAAEAPPELESYERETGGRIGVYAENLATGAKLAWRADERFVMCSTFKASLAACVLARADRGEEQLAAMIPYGKADLLDYAPVAKQNLAAGTMSVAEMCKAIVELSDNTCANLLLARIGGPAALTAFWRSLGDTTSRLDHNEPELNRSPPGDPRDTTTPAAMAGNLKRLVVGEALSPASRTQLTEWMVGCKTGANRLRAGLPAGWKIGDKTGNNGKDASGDIAVAWPKLDNKADVPILIAAYTQGGTPNAAQIEAAFARVGRMVAERLA
- a CDS encoding nuclear transport factor 2 family protein; the encoded protein is MSQNRSSVEAVVQSYFDGLYEGDAEKLGAIFHPSADLRWVEKGELQVLTVPDWLDRVRKRPSGKAEGKPREDFIVTIDRSDDKTAFIKVRCQLPPRFFTDYLVAMKLADGWQIVSKSYRYDLRE